From Selenihalanaerobacter shriftii, the proteins below share one genomic window:
- a CDS encoding CcmD family protein: MDKLNYLFAGYLIIWIIIFGYTMLIGRKQKNLEEEVEFMKKNIEKMN; the protein is encoded by the coding sequence ATGGATAAGCTAAATTATCTGTTTGCTGGCTATTTAATAATTTGGATCATTATCTTTGGGTACACTATGCTTATTGGTAGAAAACAGAAGAATTTAGAAGAAGAAGTTGAGTTTATGAAGAAGAATATAGAAAAAATGAATTAA
- a CDS encoding PHP domain-containing protein — translation MDKVDLHTHTCYSADGEIRPREIVSMAKKKGLKAIAITDHDTVDGLEEALQTGEEEEIEVIPGIEFDTKYKEENLHILGYYLDWHDNRLIEITKNIRDKQYQQAKERVKLLQEMDFAINWEDVEEEANIIPVGGIIAKVLLNNGLNDKDPRLEPYYNGQRSDQPYFNFYLDYFLPGKPASVPANMPDSRDIIALIKELNGIAVLAHPGSAINLDDNEEILYELIDSGLDGMEAYSTYHSIKENEEFAKWAANHQMLITAGSDFHGHLKPDIELGGIEKNNYSIVEEMKSKFLA, via the coding sequence ATGGATAAAGTAGACTTACATACTCACACCTGTTACAGTGCTGATGGTGAGATTAGACCGAGAGAAATAGTAAGTATGGCTAAAAAGAAAGGTTTAAAAGCTATTGCTATTACAGACCATGATACTGTAGATGGGTTAGAGGAAGCGTTACAAACAGGAGAAGAGGAAGAGATTGAAGTTATTCCAGGAATAGAGTTTGATACTAAATATAAAGAAGAAAATCTTCATATATTAGGGTATTATTTAGATTGGCATGATAATAGACTAATAGAGATTACTAAAAATATTAGAGATAAACAATATCAGCAGGCTAAAGAGAGAGTAAAACTTCTGCAGGAGATGGATTTTGCGATTAATTGGGAAGATGTAGAAGAAGAAGCTAATATAATTCCTGTTGGTGGAATTATAGCTAAGGTTCTTTTAAATAATGGTTTAAATGATAAGGATCCTAGATTAGAACCTTATTATAATGGTCAAAGAAGTGACCAACCATACTTTAATTTTTATTTAGATTATTTTTTGCCTGGGAAGCCGGCTTCTGTACCTGCTAATATGCCTGATTCTCGTGATATAATTGCTTTAATTAAAGAATTAAATGGTATTGCAGTTTTAGCACATCCAGGTTCAGCTATAAACTTAGATGATAATGAAGAAATTTTATATGAATTAATTGATAGTGGTTTAGATGGAATGGAAGCTTATAGTACATATCATTCAATTAAAGAAAATGAGGAGTTTGCAAAGTGGGCAGCTAATCATCAGATGTTGATAACTGCTGGTAGTGATTTTCATGGACATCTAAAGCCTGATATTGAATTAGGAGGTATAGAGAAGAATAATTATAGTATAGTTGAGGAGATGAAAAGTAAGTTTTTAGCATAA